One genomic segment of Paenibacillus durus includes these proteins:
- a CDS encoding ABC transporter permease: MSSYLLKRVIVLIPVLIGMTIIVFSIIHAIPGDPAETILGQKATEQSKQALRDQLGLDKPWISQYFDYMGDLLKGDLGTSIRTKTPIAKEIMPYLAATLELTAAAMLFATFVGVNAGILSAWKQNSWFDYTAMIIALIGVSMPIFWLGLMEQLVFALKLHWLPSIGRMDQRNPVESITNLYVIDSILAGRWDQLWTVIKHLILPSIALGTIPMAIIARMTRSSMLEVMNSDYIRTAKAKGLSQFIVVYKHALKNSLIPVLTIVGLQTGALLGGAVLTETIFAWPGVGRYIFEAISSRDYPVIQSGILIIAFIFVIINLLVDLLYSAIDPRIQYK, from the coding sequence TTGAGTTCCTACTTATTAAAACGTGTCATAGTGCTGATTCCCGTCCTGATCGGCATGACGATTATTGTATTTTCCATCATCCATGCCATTCCGGGAGATCCGGCGGAGACCATTCTGGGCCAGAAGGCGACAGAGCAGTCCAAGCAGGCGCTGAGGGACCAACTCGGTCTCGATAAGCCCTGGATTTCACAGTACTTTGATTACATGGGCGATCTGCTGAAAGGCGACTTGGGGACCTCGATTCGCACCAAGACGCCGATTGCCAAAGAAATCATGCCTTACCTGGCGGCAACGCTGGAGCTTACGGCGGCCGCTATGCTGTTCGCCACCTTTGTCGGGGTAAATGCCGGCATTTTGAGCGCCTGGAAACAGAATTCATGGTTTGACTATACCGCGATGATAATCGCGCTGATTGGAGTGTCCATGCCGATATTCTGGCTTGGCCTCATGGAACAACTCGTCTTTGCGCTAAAGCTTCACTGGCTGCCCTCGATCGGAAGGATGGATCAGCGAAACCCGGTGGAGAGCATTACCAATCTGTATGTAATCGACAGCATTTTGGCGGGGCGCTGGGATCAGCTCTGGACCGTCATTAAGCATTTGATTCTCCCGAGCATCGCGCTCGGAACGATTCCGATGGCGATTATCGCCCGGATGACACGCTCCAGCATGCTGGAGGTTATGAATTCGGACTATATCCGCACGGCCAAAGCCAAAGGACTGTCTCAGTTCATTGTCGTGTACAAGCACGCCCTCAAAAATTCGCTCATTCCCGTGCTGACCATTGTCGGTCTTCAGACGGGCGCGCTGCTTGGTGGAGCAGTGCTGACAGAGACGATCTTCGCCTGGCCGGGCGTGGGACGGTATATATTTGAAGCGATCAGCTCACGCGATTATCCGGTTATTCAGTCCGGAATTCTCATCATCGCTTTCATCTTTGTTATCATCAATTTGCTTGTGGATCTGCTGTATTCCGCCATCGATCCGCGCATTCAATACAAGTAA
- the nikC gene encoding nickel transporter permease: MSQASLNINSEAATAEKVSGPWRDAWKAFRKNKTAMLGLSIIIFFILIALLAPFIAPYDYKEQVLMDRLKAPSAAHWFGTDDLGRDMFTRIIYGARISLWVGFFSVIGSIIVGTLLGVLAGFYGRWIDMLISRLFDILLAFPSILLAIAIVAILGPSLQNALYAIAIVNIPTYGRLVRAKVLSLKSEEYITAARAIGMKNTRILLTHILPNSLTPIIVQGTLGIATAIIEAAALGFLGLGAQPPEPEWGKMLSDSRQFIQKAPWTVVFPGLSIMLTVLGFNLMGDGLRDVLDPRMKN, encoded by the coding sequence TTGTCACAGGCATCATTGAACATCAATTCGGAAGCCGCTACTGCCGAAAAGGTCTCCGGTCCTTGGCGCGACGCATGGAAGGCATTCCGCAAAAATAAAACGGCGATGCTCGGGCTCAGCATTATCATATTCTTCATCTTGATCGCGCTGCTGGCGCCGTTCATCGCCCCTTATGATTACAAGGAACAGGTGCTGATGGACCGGCTGAAGGCTCCGTCCGCCGCTCACTGGTTCGGTACGGATGACCTTGGCAGAGATATGTTCACCCGCATCATCTACGGCGCGCGTATTTCGCTTTGGGTAGGCTTCTTCTCCGTCATCGGCTCCATTATCGTCGGCACATTGCTCGGTGTGCTCGCCGGATTTTACGGCAGATGGATCGACATGCTTATCTCGCGTCTATTCGACATACTGCTTGCGTTTCCCAGCATTCTGCTGGCCATCGCCATCGTGGCCATTCTCGGGCCGTCGCTGCAGAATGCGCTTTACGCCATCGCCATTGTCAACATTCCGACCTACGGGCGGCTTGTGCGGGCCAAAGTGCTCAGCCTGAAGTCGGAAGAATATATTACGGCGGCGCGGGCAATCGGCATGAAGAACACCCGCATACTGCTCACACACATTCTACCGAACAGCCTGACGCCGATTATCGTGCAGGGGACGCTTGGCATCGCGACCGCTATTATCGAAGCAGCGGCGCTTGGCTTTCTCGGGCTCGGCGCCCAGCCTCCGGAGCCCGAGTGGGGTAAAATGCTGTCCGATTCCCGCCAGTTTATCCAGAAGGCGCCCTGGACGGTCGTCTTTCCGGGCCTGTCCATCATGCTGACTGTGCTCGGCTTCAATCTGATGGGGGACGGTCTTCGCGATGTGCTCGATCCCCGGATGAAGAATTAG
- a CDS encoding TOBE domain-containing protein, whose amino-acid sequence MKISARNQFEGRVVAIEAGPINAKVVVDTGGQKITSIISLDALEELGIKEGATVTAFFKASSVLLMA is encoded by the coding sequence ATGAAAATTAGTGCCAGAAACCAATTCGAAGGCCGTGTAGTAGCTATAGAGGCAGGACCAATCAATGCAAAGGTTGTTGTTGACACTGGCGGTCAAAAAATCACTTCCATTATCTCTTTGGATGCTCTTGAGGAACTCGGAATTAAAGAAGGGGCTACAGTTACCGCCTTCTTCAAAGCTTCTTCCGTCCTGTTGATGGCTTAA
- the modA gene encoding molybdate ABC transporter substrate-binding protein, producing the protein MLKKLAIAVMAVAVFAATPLVTSGKAEAASKTKIMVSAAASLKDSLDKIEVQYEKAHPTIDLIFNYAASGTLQKQIEQGAPADIFFSAGDKQMKALVDGGLISTNKKLLKNQLVVVVPANSTAKLNTISLLTDPSFKKVAIGQPESVPAGQYAQQSLTSKKIWDKLQGKLVFGKDVRAVLSYVETGNADAGFVYKTDALTSKKVKIALTVGSFVHKPINYPIGIVKGTKHEAEAKAFYSYLQTNAATSVFKSYGFLLY; encoded by the coding sequence ATGTTAAAAAAGCTGGCAATAGCAGTAATGGCGGTGGCAGTATTTGCTGCAACACCTCTGGTAACAAGCGGTAAGGCGGAGGCCGCAAGCAAAACGAAAATCATGGTATCCGCGGCAGCGAGCCTGAAGGACAGCCTGGACAAAATCGAAGTTCAATACGAGAAAGCTCATCCTACAATCGATCTGATCTTTAACTATGCAGCTTCAGGCACATTGCAAAAGCAAATCGAGCAGGGCGCTCCGGCTGATATTTTCTTCTCGGCGGGCGACAAGCAAATGAAAGCTCTCGTTGATGGCGGGCTCATCTCCACCAATAAAAAACTGCTGAAGAATCAACTGGTGGTCGTAGTTCCTGCGAACTCGACGGCGAAGCTTAATACGATCTCCCTGCTTACGGACCCTTCCTTCAAGAAGGTAGCCATTGGTCAACCGGAATCCGTACCGGCGGGACAATATGCACAGCAATCCCTGACTTCCAAGAAGATTTGGGATAAACTGCAAGGAAAGCTTGTCTTTGGTAAAGACGTACGCGCCGTGCTTTCCTACGTTGAAACAGGCAACGCGGATGCAGGCTTTGTATACAAAACCGACGCTTTGACCTCCAAGAAGGTTAAGATCGCTCTTACTGTAGGCTCTTTCGTACACAAACCGATCAACTATCCGATCGGTATCGTAAAAGGAACTAAACATGAAGCGGAAGCCAAAGCATTCTACAGCTACCTCCAAACTAATGCTGCAACAAGCGTATTCAAATCCTACGGGTTCTTGCTCTACTAA
- a CDS encoding ABC transporter ATP-binding protein: MSENLLEVSGLKKYYPIKKGFLNKTQGFVKAVDDISFAVRRGETFGLVGESGCGKSTTGRSLLRLIEPTAGEIIFEGQDIRKLSMEELRKRRRDMQIVFQDPFSSLDPRNTVERILEEPMIVHGVGDAKERKAAVQRLADVVGLSKAHLQRFPHQFSGGQRQRIGIARALALQPKLIVADEPVSALDVSIQSQVINLMQDLQREFGLTYIFIAHDLSVVKHICDRVAVMYLGRIVEITDKEKLYSHPQHPYTQALLSAVPEPDPDLRKARIILQGEVPSPANAPVGCAFNTRCPHVMDICRNTRPQLAETEAGHFTACYLYGGESRTQLA, encoded by the coding sequence ATGAGCGAGAATTTGCTGGAAGTAAGTGGTCTGAAGAAATACTATCCGATTAAAAAAGGGTTTCTGAATAAAACGCAGGGCTTCGTTAAGGCGGTGGACGACATTTCGTTTGCCGTCCGCAGAGGCGAGACATTCGGCCTGGTGGGAGAAAGCGGCTGCGGCAAATCGACGACCGGACGCTCGCTGCTTCGGCTGATTGAACCTACGGCAGGAGAAATCATCTTCGAGGGACAGGACATCCGCAAGCTGTCTATGGAAGAACTGCGCAAGCGGCGCCGGGATATGCAGATTGTATTCCAGGACCCGTTCTCCTCGCTTGACCCGCGCAACACTGTGGAGCGTATTCTTGAAGAGCCGATGATCGTTCATGGCGTTGGCGACGCCAAGGAGCGCAAGGCCGCCGTTCAGCGGCTGGCCGATGTTGTTGGCTTGTCGAAGGCTCACCTTCAGCGCTTCCCGCATCAGTTCTCCGGAGGCCAGCGGCAGCGGATCGGCATTGCCCGGGCGCTTGCTCTCCAGCCGAAGCTGATTGTAGCGGACGAGCCCGTTTCCGCGCTGGATGTATCCATCCAGTCGCAGGTCATTAACCTGATGCAGGATTTGCAGCGCGAATTCGGATTAACCTACATATTCATCGCGCATGATCTCAGTGTGGTAAAGCATATTTGCGACCGGGTCGCAGTGATGTACCTGGGGCGGATCGTGGAGATTACCGACAAAGAGAAGCTGTATTCTCATCCTCAGCATCCTTATACGCAGGCGCTGCTCTCGGCGGTTCCCGAGCCTGATCCGGATTTGCGGAAGGCGCGCATCATTCTGCAGGGCGAGGTGCCGAGTCCGGCGAACGCGCCAGTTGGTTGTGCCTTCAATACGAGATGTCCGCATGTAATGGACATCTGCCGGAATACGCGTCCGCAGCTTGCCGAGACAGAAGCGGGACATTTCACCGCCTGTTATCTGTACGGCGGGGAATCCAGAACGCAGCTGGCCTAA
- the modB gene encoding molybdate ABC transporter permease subunit, whose protein sequence is MDINWTDFMAPVWLSIKIAVITSVIVFVLAAAAAKAMANRKFPGRSLIETVLLLPLVLPPTVVGFVLLVVLGRRSWLGEWYENLTGGTILFTWGSAVIAAVVVAFPLVYRTLKAGFEEVDRDLEDAARAQGAGEFQVLRYITFPLAIRTLAAGYVLGFARGLGEFGATIMVAGNIPNRTQTIPTAIYVAVDGGDMTLAWLWVISIIAISAFMLMFVNRYS, encoded by the coding sequence ATGGACATCAATTGGACCGACTTTATGGCCCCAGTGTGGTTATCGATTAAAATTGCGGTTATCACGAGCGTGATCGTATTCGTCCTGGCGGCTGCAGCCGCCAAGGCAATGGCGAACCGGAAGTTTCCGGGCCGCAGCCTGATTGAAACTGTACTGCTGCTGCCTCTGGTTCTTCCGCCTACGGTTGTAGGTTTCGTGCTTTTGGTCGTGTTGGGAAGAAGGAGCTGGCTTGGCGAATGGTATGAAAATTTAACCGGTGGAACGATTCTGTTCACCTGGGGATCGGCAGTGATTGCCGCTGTCGTTGTCGCTTTTCCACTCGTTTATCGTACGTTAAAGGCAGGTTTCGAAGAAGTTGACCGTGATTTGGAAGATGCGGCACGTGCTCAGGGAGCGGGAGAGTTTCAAGTGCTCCGCTATATTACGTTTCCGCTGGCAATCCGAACGCTTGCGGCGGGCTACGTTCTCGGCTTTGCCCGCGGCCTCGGTGAGTTCGGGGCAACAATTATGGTGGCTGGCAATATTCCCAACCGGACGCAGACGATTCCTACAGCGATTTATGTGGCTGTAGATGGAGGGGATATGACACTCGCCTGGCTGTGGGTCATTTCTATAATCGCAATATCGGCATTCATGCTGATGTTTGTCAACCGCTACTCCTGA
- a CDS encoding ABC transporter ATP-binding protein: MIQPILRIENLHTHFFTEKGEVPAVDGVDLYINPGEVLGVVGESGCGKSVTSLSVLKLVPSPPGRIVDGRIVFKGTDIVPLKEKDMRKIRGNAVAMIFQEPMTSLNPLFTVGQQIIETVRLHRGLSKKEAREHAVEMLRKVGIPRPEAIIDEYPHQLSGGMRQRVMIAMSISCSPELLIADEPTTALDVTIQAQILDLIRRLNEEQGTAVMMITHDLGVVAEMCHRVAVMYAGKVVEEGSVHDIFKNPLHPYTQGLIASVPRMDETRERLYSIPGNVPILSKNMQGCRFAPRCSHVMDICRQSLPELTLQENRHSCRCWLHDSSQEDAV, encoded by the coding sequence TTGATCCAACCTATTCTACGAATTGAGAATCTACATACACATTTCTTTACAGAAAAAGGCGAAGTGCCTGCGGTCGACGGCGTCGATCTTTATATCAATCCCGGTGAGGTGCTGGGCGTGGTCGGAGAATCGGGCTGCGGAAAAAGCGTCACCTCCCTGTCCGTGCTGAAACTTGTGCCGAGTCCGCCTGGCCGCATTGTGGATGGCCGCATTGTGTTCAAGGGGACGGATATCGTGCCGCTGAAGGAAAAGGATATGCGGAAAATTCGCGGCAACGCCGTAGCCATGATTTTTCAGGAGCCGATGACCTCGCTAAATCCGCTGTTCACCGTGGGCCAGCAAATTATCGAAACGGTGCGTTTGCACCGGGGATTGTCCAAGAAGGAAGCCCGCGAGCATGCGGTTGAAATGCTTCGCAAGGTCGGCATCCCAAGGCCGGAGGCCATTATCGACGAGTATCCGCATCAACTGTCGGGAGGCATGCGTCAGCGGGTGATGATCGCGATGTCGATCTCCTGCAGTCCGGAGCTGCTGATTGCGGACGAGCCGACAACCGCGCTCGACGTGACGATTCAGGCGCAGATTCTGGATCTGATCCGCCGGCTCAACGAGGAGCAGGGTACGGCCGTTATGATGATTACCCATGATTTGGGCGTCGTTGCGGAAATGTGCCACCGGGTGGCGGTCATGTACGCAGGTAAAGTTGTGGAGGAAGGTTCGGTTCACGATATTTTCAAAAATCCGCTGCATCCTTACACCCAGGGCCTGATCGCCTCTGTGCCGAGAATGGACGAGACCCGCGAGCGCCTGTATTCCATTCCGGGCAATGTTCCTATTTTGAGCAAAAATATGCAGGGCTGCCGGTTTGCGCCGCGCTGTTCCCATGTGATGGACATCTGCCGCCAGTCTCTACCGGAGCTAACGCTTCAGGAGAACCGGCACAGCTGCAGATGCTGGCTGCATGACAGTAGTCAGGAGGATGCGGTATGA
- a CDS encoding ABC transporter substrate-binding protein produces the protein MKKWGSLALTLTLGAGLVLSGCGGNNTSSTNSAATSSPASTATAGASTQDTLVVGRGGDSASLDPAIITDGESLKIDHQVFDSLLEYKPGTTEVEPSLADSWEVSPDSLTYTFKLHPGVKFHDGTDFNAEAVVFNFQRWSDPKSPYKFEGDSFDYYDSMFGPDGSRVIKEVKAIDDLTVQFTLNQPQAPFLQNLAMTSFGIASPAAIKEKKENFKNEPVGTGPFVFKEWKHNDSITLEKNASYWKEGLPKLSKVIVRSIPDNSARFNALQNGEIDLMEDVSPDDLSTLEGITDLQKIERPSFNVAYLGFNFKKKPFDNVKVRQALNYAVNKQALIDAFFAGQAQPAVNPMPPSLWGYNDQVKDYEYDLDKAKQLLAEAGFPNGLPDTVTLYAMPVSRPYMPDGKKVAEAIQADWEKIGVKTVIESPEWATYLDDTKAGEKDDIYMLGWMGDNGDPDNFIYTLLDKDSIPGNNRNFYVNEDLHKILVNAQKEIDQNKRADLYKQAQVIIKEDAPWIPLVHTTPLLAAKANLKGFVPSPTGTEYYSDVYFE, from the coding sequence ATGAAGAAATGGGGCAGTCTGGCTTTAACACTTACGCTTGGCGCGGGACTCGTACTCAGCGGCTGTGGCGGCAATAACACAAGCTCGACTAACAGCGCGGCGACCAGTTCACCGGCAAGCACGGCGACCGCTGGCGCGTCGACGCAGGATACGCTTGTTGTGGGACGCGGCGGCGACTCTGCTTCGCTTGACCCTGCAATTATAACCGACGGCGAATCCTTGAAAATCGACCATCAGGTATTCGATTCCCTGCTGGAGTACAAGCCGGGAACCACGGAGGTCGAGCCTTCTCTGGCCGATAGCTGGGAAGTATCTCCGGACAGCCTGACCTATACGTTCAAGCTGCATCCGGGCGTAAAGTTCCATGACGGCACGGATTTCAACGCCGAGGCGGTTGTATTCAACTTCCAGCGCTGGAGCGATCCGAAGAGCCCGTACAAATTCGAGGGCGATTCCTTCGATTACTATGATTCCATGTTCGGACCGGACGGTTCGCGCGTCATTAAAGAAGTTAAGGCTATCGACGATCTGACCGTACAGTTTACGCTGAATCAGCCGCAGGCTCCTTTCCTGCAAAACCTTGCGATGACTTCTTTCGGTATCGCGAGCCCGGCAGCGATTAAAGAAAAGAAAGAAAACTTCAAGAACGAACCGGTTGGCACAGGCCCATTCGTCTTTAAGGAATGGAAGCATAACGACTCCATTACGCTCGAAAAAAATGCAAGCTACTGGAAAGAAGGACTTCCTAAGCTGAGCAAAGTAATCGTTCGTTCCATTCCGGACAACTCCGCACGCTTCAACGCGCTGCAAAACGGCGAAATCGACCTGATGGAAGATGTGAGCCCGGACGATCTGTCGACGCTGGAAGGCATTACGGATCTGCAAAAGATCGAACGTCCTTCGTTTAACGTCGCTTACCTTGGCTTCAACTTCAAGAAGAAGCCTTTTGACAACGTAAAAGTAAGACAGGCGCTGAACTATGCCGTCAACAAACAGGCTCTTATCGACGCATTCTTCGCAGGTCAGGCGCAGCCGGCCGTCAATCCGATGCCGCCGTCACTGTGGGGCTATAACGATCAGGTGAAGGATTATGAGTACGATTTGGACAAAGCGAAGCAGCTGCTGGCGGAAGCCGGTTTCCCGAACGGCCTGCCGGATACGGTAACCCTATACGCGATGCCGGTATCCCGTCCTTACATGCCGGACGGCAAGAAGGTCGCCGAGGCGATTCAGGCGGACTGGGAGAAGATCGGCGTGAAGACCGTCATCGAGTCTCCGGAATGGGCGACTTATCTGGATGATACGAAAGCTGGCGAGAAAGACGACATCTACATGCTCGGCTGGATGGGCGACAACGGCGACCCTGACAACTTCATTTACACTTTGCTTGACAAGGATTCCATTCCCGGCAACAACCGTAATTTCTATGTGAACGAAGACCTGCATAAGATCCTGGTTAACGCGCAAAAAGAAATCGACCAAAACAAACGCGCCGACCTGTACAAGCAGGCTCAGGTTATCATCAAAGAAGACGCTCCTTGGATTCCGCTTGTGCACACGACTCCGCTGCTTGCAGCCAAAGCGAATCTGAAAGGCTTTGTTCCGAGTCCGACAGGCACGGAATATTACAGCGACGTTTACTTCGAATAG
- a CDS encoding substrate-binding domain-containing protein: MSDNTSYTTEEVAQLLKISKLKVYDLIKKGELSSYRVGKQMRVDASDLEMYKQQSRESGRQASMLTSTRPGLQGISPAPNIQTPAAFRSSTREIVITGQDISLDILAQHLEKFSPSLRPLRSYAGSLDSLISMYRGESDIVSTHLLDGDSGEYNIPYIRKMLVGSSYLVVRLLGRAAGLYVQKGNPKGFHSWKDLGQPGLRLVNRERGSGARVLLDEQLRLNGVKAQNIEGYTTEEISHVTVAGRIARGEADVGVGNEKAARIVEGVDFIPLIQEKYDLVMLKRPDNQDWISAVLEICRSQALHNELNSLYGYDLSETGKIIYET, encoded by the coding sequence ATGTCTGACAATACATCCTATACAACCGAAGAGGTTGCCCAGCTGCTTAAAATATCAAAACTGAAGGTCTATGATCTCATTAAGAAAGGCGAACTTTCTTCTTATCGGGTCGGCAAACAGATGCGTGTGGATGCCTCGGACCTTGAAATGTACAAACAGCAGTCCAGAGAGAGCGGGCGCCAGGCGTCCATGCTCACCTCTACTAGACCGGGGCTTCAAGGGATAAGCCCTGCTCCTAACATTCAGACCCCGGCGGCGTTCCGTTCTTCTACGCGTGAAATTGTCATCACCGGCCAGGATATCAGTCTGGATATACTAGCACAGCATTTGGAGAAATTCTCCCCCTCGCTGCGCCCGCTGCGCTCATATGCAGGAAGCCTTGACAGTCTGATTTCGATGTATCGCGGGGAATCCGATATCGTCAGCACCCATTTACTTGACGGTGATTCGGGCGAATATAATATTCCTTATATACGCAAAATGCTCGTTGGCTCCAGCTATCTTGTTGTTCGTCTCTTAGGCAGGGCCGCCGGCCTGTATGTACAGAAAGGCAATCCTAAAGGGTTTCATAGCTGGAAAGACCTGGGACAACCCGGTCTGCGGCTCGTTAACCGCGAGAGAGGATCAGGCGCGCGGGTGCTGCTGGATGAACAACTGCGCCTGAACGGAGTGAAGGCACAGAACATCGAAGGCTATACAACGGAAGAAATCAGTCATGTGACGGTTGCCGGCAGAATCGCGCGGGGCGAGGCCGATGTCGGTGTCGGGAATGAAAAGGCCGCCCGAATAGTCGAAGGCGTTGATTTTATTCCTCTTATCCAAGAAAAGTACGATCTGGTTATGCTGAAACGGCCGGATAATCAGGATTGGATCTCGGCTGTGCTCGAAATATGCCGTTCCCAGGCGCTTCATAATGAGCTTAACTCGCTGTATGGATACGATCTATCCGAAACCGGGAAGATTATTTACGAAACATAA